In one window of Desulfovulcanus ferrireducens DNA:
- the metF gene encoding methylenetetrahydrofolate reductase [NAD(P)H], translating to MRISELIAQNNQFFSLEFFPPKDRAAWPGFFDQVNKLKVLNPLFVSVTYGAGGSTQAYTLEIVSRLKRDYGLEPMAHLTCIGASAQSISSFLDSLNREGINNVLALRGDPPQGQEKFVPDSTEFKYASDLVQFIKNKYPHFCLGVAGYPEGHIEAGSPEEDLQFLKLKLDLGGDFVITQLFFDNDLYFDFVRRVNKLGVDKPIIPGILPIMNLKVIKRIVSLCGATIPKDYLQALEEAQEKHGDAGVKSLGIEYAREQVKDLLQRGAPGVHLYTLNKAEACLQIVSSV from the coding sequence TTGCGTATTAGTGAATTGATTGCTCAAAACAACCAGTTTTTTTCTCTGGAATTTTTTCCGCCTAAAGACCGGGCTGCCTGGCCCGGTTTTTTTGATCAGGTCAACAAGCTTAAAGTCTTGAATCCGCTATTTGTCTCGGTTACGTACGGAGCTGGCGGGAGTACACAAGCATATACCTTGGAGATTGTGAGCAGGCTGAAAAGAGACTATGGACTCGAGCCTATGGCACATTTGACTTGTATTGGCGCATCTGCCCAGTCCATTTCTTCCTTTTTAGACAGTCTAAATAGAGAGGGCATAAACAATGTGCTGGCCTTGAGGGGTGATCCTCCACAAGGTCAAGAGAAGTTTGTTCCCGACAGTACAGAGTTCAAGTATGCTTCTGATCTGGTTCAGTTTATCAAAAATAAATATCCACATTTTTGTTTAGGAGTTGCTGGGTATCCGGAAGGACATATAGAGGCCGGGAGTCCGGAAGAAGATTTACAATTTTTAAAACTTAAACTTGATTTAGGTGGAGATTTTGTCATAACCCAACTTTTTTTTGATAATGATCTTTATTTTGATTTTGTACGTAGAGTCAATAAGCTAGGTGTTGATAAGCCTATTATCCCGGGTATCTTACCTATTATGAACTTGAAAGTAATCAAACGTATTGTCTCATTATGTGGAGCAACAATTCCCAAAGATTATCTGCAAGCCTTGGAAGAGGCTCAGGAAAAGCATGGTGATGCAGGAGTCAAATCTCTTGGTATTGAATATGCGCGTGAACAAGTTAAAGATCTCTTGCAACGTGGTGCACCAGGGGTACACCTGTACACCTTGAACAAAGCAGAAGCTTGTTTGCAGATAGTTTCATCGGTCTAA
- a CDS encoding aspartate-semialdehyde dehydrogenase, translating into MAKNPVVAVVGATGAVGREMLKTLEQRDFPASEVRAFASARSAGKRVPFKGQDLIVEELTEDSFKGIDLALFSAGGGTSKKFAPHAVKAGCVVVDNSSAWRMDDEVPLVVPEVNPEDLNWHKGIIANPNCSTIQMVVVLKPLHDVGKIKRVVVSTYQAVSGTGQKAIEELEKQVRQIFNMQEVEKKVYPYQIAFNCLPHIDVFLDNDYTKEEMKMVNETQKIMGDPNIKVTATAVRVPVFYGHSESVNIETEKKITAKEARAILSQAPGIKVLDNPKENIYPLAIFAAGEDDTFVGRIREDETIECGLNMWIVADNIRKGAALNAVQIAELLLIKDLVRVQS; encoded by the coding sequence ATGGCCAAGAATCCTGTAGTCGCTGTTGTTGGTGCAACTGGTGCAGTGGGAAGGGAAATGCTCAAAACTTTAGAGCAAAGAGATTTTCCGGCTAGTGAAGTCCGGGCCTTTGCCTCGGCCAGATCAGCAGGAAAAAGAGTGCCTTTTAAAGGGCAGGACCTGATAGTAGAAGAACTGACGGAGGATTCTTTTAAGGGTATTGATTTGGCCCTTTTTTCAGCAGGAGGAGGAACCTCCAAAAAGTTTGCTCCTCATGCAGTCAAGGCCGGTTGTGTTGTAGTAGATAATTCTAGTGCTTGGCGCATGGATGATGAAGTTCCCCTTGTGGTTCCGGAGGTTAATCCCGAAGATTTAAACTGGCATAAAGGGATTATTGCCAACCCAAATTGTTCGACCATTCAAATGGTTGTGGTTTTAAAGCCTCTCCATGATGTGGGCAAAATTAAAAGAGTGGTAGTGTCCACATATCAAGCAGTTTCTGGTACCGGCCAAAAAGCCATAGAAGAATTGGAGAAGCAAGTACGCCAGATTTTTAATATGCAGGAAGTGGAGAAAAAAGTTTATCCTTATCAGATTGCTTTTAATTGTTTGCCTCATATTGATGTGTTTTTAGACAATGACTATACAAAAGAAGAGATGAAGATGGTCAATGAGACCCAAAAAATCATGGGCGATCCCAATATTAAAGTGACGGCCACTGCTGTGCGTGTCCCTGTTTTTTATGGACATAGTGAGTCCGTAAATATTGAAACAGAAAAAAAGATCACAGCCAAAGAGGCACGGGCCATTTTAAGTCAGGCTCCGGGAATCAAAGTTTTAGATAACCCCAAGGAAAATATCTATCCTCTGGCTATTTTTGCTGCAGGAGAAGATGATACCTTTGTTGGCCGAATCCGCGAGGATGAGACCATTGAATGTGGTTTGAACATGTGGATTGTGGCTGATAATATCCGCAAAGGAGCTGCCTTAAATGCAGTTCAGATAGCTGAACTTTTACTGATTAAAGATTTGGTGCGTGTTCAATCGTAA
- a CDS encoding aminotransferase class IV, translating into MVKIVDAKEYVEKILSQHRPGEENYLAFYEHRLGVICKEPKLLLIPLDDHLVHRGDGVFETLKFVHRKIYLLDAHLERMAKSCKAIFINPPCSFDQIKDLIIEVARASGVDNGILSLFIGRGPGGFTTDFRECPQSSLYIVARRLPEKPESFWEKGVTAFKSKTPAKQCYMARIKTVDYLPNVLMKMEAIEKGYDFPLCFDEQGFLAEGATENVVIVNEKGTLVIPEMNNALPGTTLMRALDLIKNEVDFVFRPIKEEEIYEAREVILLGTTIDALSIVRYNDKPIHDVRPGPVSKRLRELLQKDLWENGVEF; encoded by the coding sequence GTGGTTAAGATTGTTGACGCCAAAGAGTATGTGGAGAAAATTTTAAGTCAGCACCGGCCCGGTGAGGAAAATTACCTGGCTTTTTATGAACATAGATTGGGGGTGATTTGTAAGGAGCCAAAACTGCTTCTGATCCCTTTAGATGATCATCTGGTGCATAGAGGGGATGGTGTTTTTGAGACTCTAAAATTTGTGCACCGGAAAATTTATCTTTTAGATGCTCATCTGGAAAGAATGGCCAAGTCATGCAAGGCTATATTCATCAATCCCCCTTGTTCTTTTGACCAAATAAAAGATTTGATTATTGAGGTGGCCAGGGCGTCTGGAGTTGATAACGGTATTTTGAGCCTCTTTATTGGCCGTGGGCCGGGCGGTTTTACTACTGATTTTCGCGAATGTCCTCAGTCCAGTTTATATATTGTAGCTAGAAGGCTTCCGGAAAAACCCGAGTCTTTTTGGGAGAAGGGAGTGACGGCTTTTAAGTCAAAGACTCCAGCCAAACAATGTTATATGGCCAGGATTAAGACAGTAGATTATCTGCCTAATGTGTTAATGAAAATGGAAGCCATCGAAAAAGGGTATGATTTTCCCTTATGTTTTGATGAACAAGGATTTTTGGCTGAAGGGGCTACAGAAAATGTTGTCATTGTGAACGAGAAAGGGACTCTTGTTATTCCTGAAATGAACAATGCTCTGCCCGGGACAACGTTAATGCGGGCCTTAGATCTGATCAAAAATGAAGTTGATTTTGTGTTCCGCCCCATTAAAGAGGAGGAAATTTATGAGGCCCGGGAAGTCATCTTGCTTGGGACAACGATCGATGCTTTGAGCATAGTTAGATACAATGACAAACCTATTCACGATGTAAGGCCTGGTCCGGTAAGTAAAAGACTAAGGGAGTTGTTACAAAAGGATCTTTGGGAAAATGGAGTAGAGTTTTAA
- a CDS encoding glycosyltransferase family 4 protein, with protein MNVLHLDLGLEFRGGQRQVLYLACFQKQRTQVRPYLACPAKSPLKIKASELGIEILPLPSRQEFDPLNWIKLLSFLKRKNINIIHTHDARSAGLGAIVHRFFAHHVNLIHTRRVSYPLHNFWSVKKYVWAEIVVGVSREIANVMEGYGISPDKLEVIHSAIDTSLYSVRKNRTKDKINIGLIGALTEQKGHDVFFHALKELNSWPFNFVAQIAGVGPLKDRLEFMVKELDLTEKVNFLGYKESRELLPELDILVVPSISGEGSSAVIKEGWATRVPVVVSDLVSNLELVRDGINGLVFSRDNPLDLALCMQKLIKDEDLVQTITKNGFQEVKKYSVQAMGEKYLALYMAQGAGGNS; from the coding sequence ATGAATGTGTTACATCTGGACCTGGGGCTTGAATTTCGGGGAGGCCAGCGTCAGGTATTATATTTAGCTTGTTTTCAGAAGCAGAGGACGCAGGTTCGTCCTTATCTAGCCTGTCCGGCAAAATCTCCACTTAAAATCAAAGCTTCAGAGCTAGGAATAGAAATATTACCTCTTCCTTCCAGACAGGAGTTTGATCCACTGAATTGGATCAAACTCCTGTCTTTTTTAAAAAGAAAGAATATCAATATAATCCACACTCATGACGCCAGGTCAGCAGGGCTTGGAGCCATTGTGCACCGTTTTTTTGCCCATCATGTGAATTTGATTCATACTAGACGGGTATCTTATCCTCTGCACAATTTTTGGAGTGTAAAAAAATATGTTTGGGCCGAGATTGTAGTTGGTGTAAGCAGGGAAATTGCTAACGTTATGGAAGGATATGGTATTTCTCCTGATAAACTGGAAGTCATCCACAGTGCTATTGATACTTCTTTGTATTCGGTCAGAAAAAATAGGACGAAAGATAAAATTAATATTGGTCTTATTGGCGCTTTAACTGAGCAAAAAGGACATGATGTCTTCTTTCATGCTCTTAAAGAATTGAATTCCTGGCCTTTCAATTTTGTCGCTCAGATTGCTGGAGTTGGTCCCTTAAAAGATAGGTTAGAATTTATGGTTAAGGAGTTGGATTTAACTGAGAAAGTAAATTTTCTGGGTTATAAGGAAAGCAGAGAACTACTCCCTGAGCTGGATATACTCGTTGTGCCTTCAATTTCCGGAGAAGGCAGTAGTGCAGTGATTAAAGAAGGCTGGGCCACACGCGTACCAGTAGTTGTTTCTGATCTTGTTTCCAACCTAGAGCTTGTCAGGGATGGTATTAACGGATTGGTTTTTTCCAGAGATAATCCGCTAGATCTTGCCTTGTGTATGCAAAAGCTAATCAAAGATGAAGATTTGGTTCAGACTATTACAAAAAATGGTTTTCAAGAAGTAAAAAAATATAGTGTTCAGGCTATGGGTGAGAAGTATCTGGCATTGTATATGGCACAAGGTGCAGGGGGCAACTCCTAA
- a CDS encoding metallophosphoesterase family protein, with protein sequence MVEFSFIHAADLHLDAPFKGIYGQDENIAQLLTQATFKAYDALIDLCLEEEVDFLLIAGDVYNSQVRSLKGQLKFLEGVKRLSEQNVQVFVVHGNHDPLGTKSLAITWPENIYFFPADRVVWEKARNRQGRPVALVGGVSHDSPKEQRNLARQFDPPRSDFFKIGLLHTNVGDLAPKAPYAPCQLKDLLSKDVGYWALGHIHDRRIMHQDPYVVYSGNIQGLHINESGQRGCYLVRVFETGGLELEFKSLENVLWQTIEVDVQGVSSLSHLQETILNECLKPAVNKSVVCRIKLSGRTPLSKELNRDDLLEDMLNFVRENLSGVEPFIWVKDIFVDCRLDVDFNSVKQGEGLLAEIIRISEEFKQEPERVNSVLKELLTHHKIRKIVPELSSSEGQQLIRQARLLCWDGLEDNRK encoded by the coding sequence ATGGTTGAGTTTTCTTTTATTCATGCTGCGGATTTGCATTTGGACGCACCGTTTAAGGGAATATACGGTCAAGATGAAAATATAGCCCAATTGCTTACTCAGGCGACCTTTAAGGCTTATGATGCTTTGATTGATTTGTGTCTTGAGGAAGAAGTTGATTTTCTTTTAATCGCCGGTGACGTGTATAATTCACAGGTGCGTAGTCTAAAAGGGCAGTTGAAGTTTCTGGAGGGAGTAAAGAGGTTATCTGAGCAGAATGTACAGGTTTTTGTTGTCCATGGAAATCACGATCCGCTAGGAACAAAATCTCTGGCCATTACCTGGCCGGAGAATATTTATTTTTTTCCCGCTGATAGAGTGGTTTGGGAGAAGGCAAGAAATAGGCAGGGAAGGCCCGTAGCCCTGGTGGGCGGAGTCAGTCATGATTCGCCCAAAGAACAGCGCAACCTGGCCAGGCAATTTGACCCCCCGCGTTCAGACTTTTTTAAAATAGGGCTGTTACATACTAACGTAGGTGACTTGGCCCCTAAAGCCCCTTATGCCCCCTGTCAATTAAAGGACCTTCTATCTAAAGATGTAGGTTATTGGGCCCTGGGTCATATTCACGATCGAAGAATTATGCACCAAGACCCTTATGTAGTGTATTCGGGAAATATTCAGGGACTGCATATCAATGAGTCAGGTCAACGAGGATGTTACCTGGTTCGGGTTTTTGAAACCGGTGGCCTGGAGCTGGAGTTTAAGTCTTTGGAAAATGTCCTCTGGCAAACTATCGAGGTTGATGTTCAAGGCGTTTCTTCATTGAGTCATCTTCAAGAGACAATTCTTAACGAATGCTTAAAGCCTGCTGTTAATAAATCTGTTGTTTGCCGGATCAAACTGTCCGGAAGAACTCCTTTGAGCAAAGAGTTAAACAGAGACGATCTTCTGGAAGATATGTTAAACTTTGTTCGGGAGAATTTAAGTGGAGTAGAACCATTTATCTGGGTCAAGGATATTTTTGTTGATTGTAGGTTGGACGTTGACTTTAATAGCGTTAAACAGGGTGAAGGGTTACTTGCGGAAATAATTAGAATTAGTGAGGAATTTAAACAGGAACCAGAGAGAGTGAACTCTGTTTTAAAAGAACTTTTAACTCATCATAAAATTAGAAAAATAGTACCAGAGTTATCTTCTTCAGAAGGCCAACAGCTGATCCGTCAAGCCAGGCTTCTGTGCTGGGATGGTTTGGAAGATAATAGAAAATAA
- a CDS encoding DMT family transporter, which translates to MPARTSSLPAIIGLLVAMLLWGSSFIALKVAFSAYTPMSAIFARLFVGSLFFLSLLPKWKDVSYQKGDWKLLLLMALFEPCFYFIFEAHALKCTTASQAGMVTAILPLLVAIIARIVLKEKVRKKTIVGFSLAIAGVCWLSLTSEISAWAPCPMRGNFLEFLAMVCAAGYTICVKYLSRRYNAMFLGAIQSFLGTIFFAPFLLFSAQGIPDHFPLWPTVSIIYLGCMVTFVAYTLYNYGVSKIPASQASAFVYLIPVFAIMFGWLILDEKFTWLQSLGVGFIFLGVFLSQDRRKNDVIVS; encoded by the coding sequence ATGCCTGCTCGTACCTCCTCATTGCCTGCTATTATCGGACTTCTGGTGGCCATGCTTCTTTGGGGGAGCTCTTTTATTGCTCTTAAGGTCGCCTTTAGTGCCTATACTCCCATGTCTGCCATTTTTGCCCGATTGTTTGTTGGCAGCCTGTTTTTTTTATCGCTTCTGCCCAAATGGAAAGATGTAAGCTATCAAAAGGGAGACTGGAAGCTCCTTTTGCTTATGGCCTTATTTGAGCCGTGTTTTTATTTCATCTTTGAAGCTCATGCCCTAAAATGTACTACAGCCTCTCAGGCCGGAATGGTTACTGCTATACTTCCTTTACTGGTCGCTATAATTGCCCGAATCGTATTAAAAGAAAAGGTAAGAAAGAAGACTATTGTTGGTTTTAGCCTGGCTATTGCTGGAGTATGTTGGCTTAGTTTGACAAGTGAAATTTCTGCCTGGGCTCCGTGTCCTATGAGGGGAAACTTTCTGGAGTTTTTGGCTATGGTTTGTGCCGCTGGCTACACTATCTGTGTGAAATATTTATCTAGAAGATACAACGCCATGTTTTTGGGTGCTATTCAGTCGTTTTTAGGGACAATTTTTTTTGCTCCTTTTTTACTTTTTTCTGCTCAAGGTATCCCAGACCATTTTCCTTTGTGGCCAACAGTATCCATTATTTATCTTGGTTGTATGGTTACATTTGTGGCTTATACCTTATACAACTACGGTGTCAGTAAAATTCCGGCCAGCCAGGCCTCAGCTTTTGTCTATTTGATCCCTGTGTTCGCCATTATGTTTGGATGGTTGATTTTGGATGAAAAATTTACCTGGCTACAGAGTCTGGGGGTGGGCTTCATCTTTTTAGGCGTGTTTTTGAGTCAGGACCGGAGGAAAAATGATGTAATTGTTAGTTAG
- a CDS encoding DMT family transporter, protein MDYFYILLALIAGILMPVQPGINAQLSSLVKDPFLASTISFAFGTIVLTLFCLLVRVPWPSWSTIASAPWWLWTGGALGAFFVTATIILAPKIGAVTMLALLVLGQMVASLVLDHFGWLGYPVHPISFWRLVGVIFLIVGVLLVQKF, encoded by the coding sequence ATGGATTATTTTTATATTCTTTTGGCCTTGATTGCCGGGATATTAATGCCTGTTCAGCCAGGCATCAATGCTCAACTTAGTTCATTGGTCAAAGATCCTTTTTTAGCTTCAACCATTTCTTTTGCCTTCGGTACCATTGTCCTTACTCTTTTTTGCCTTTTGGTTCGAGTTCCATGGCCATCCTGGTCAACGATCGCTTCTGCACCTTGGTGGTTATGGACCGGCGGCGCATTAGGAGCTTTTTTTGTCACTGCTACTATAATATTGGCCCCTAAAATTGGGGCCGTAACCATGTTGGCTTTACTGGTTTTGGGGCAAATGGTCGCTTCTCTGGTTTTGGACCACTTTGGGTGGTTGGGCTACCCAGTGCATCCCATAAGCTTTTGGCGGTTGGTGGGGGTTATTTTCCTCATTGTCGGTGTATTGCTTGTGCAAAAGTTTTAG
- a CDS encoding MFS transporter → MYLFLLVLTITTAAGFQGWRTLFNNFSVEVVGINGQQMGILQSIREIPGFLALLVIYLLFLISEHRLAALSVIFLGVGVGLTGLLPSFAGLIFTTLLMSFGFHYYETLNQSLTLQYFDYSTAPIVLGRLRAVYSATNIAIGVVIFILAKFLNYTQMFICMGGLVVVGGLWAIIQDPSDKNLPVQHKKMILRSRYWLFYALTFMAGARRQIFMAFAVFLLVKRFNFTVQEVTVLFIINNVLNYFASPLIGKAINRFGERKVLSLEYLALIFIFLTYAFTESKWVAGIMYILDFIFFNFSIAIKSYFQKIAHPKDIGPSMAVGFTINHIVAVIVPVVGGILWMTDYRIPFFMGAGMSIVSLILVQFIKNGAMVP, encoded by the coding sequence ATGTACCTGTTTTTACTCGTACTCACAATTACCACTGCTGCTGGATTTCAGGGTTGGAGAACCCTGTTCAATAATTTTAGTGTGGAGGTGGTCGGGATAAATGGTCAGCAGATGGGCATTTTACAAAGCATCCGGGAAATTCCAGGCTTTTTGGCTCTCCTGGTCATTTACTTGCTTTTTCTTATTAGTGAGCACAGGCTTGCTGCCCTTTCTGTCATTTTTTTGGGAGTGGGTGTTGGTTTGACCGGGCTTTTGCCTTCTTTTGCAGGACTTATTTTTACCACTTTGCTTATGTCTTTTGGGTTCCACTACTATGAAACCTTAAATCAATCCCTGACTCTGCAGTATTTCGACTACTCCACAGCTCCAATCGTATTGGGCAGGTTGCGTGCCGTATATTCCGCCACCAATATTGCTATTGGCGTGGTCATTTTTATTTTGGCCAAGTTTTTAAATTATACGCAGATGTTTATCTGTATGGGTGGACTGGTGGTTGTTGGAGGACTCTGGGCCATAATACAGGATCCGAGTGATAAGAACCTTCCAGTGCAACATAAGAAAATGATTCTCAGGTCCAGGTATTGGCTTTTTTATGCATTGACCTTTATGGCCGGTGCAAGAAGACAAATTTTTATGGCTTTTGCCGTATTTTTACTTGTTAAACGCTTTAACTTTACTGTACAGGAAGTTACGGTTTTGTTTATTATTAACAATGTACTCAATTACTTTGCCAGTCCTTTGATCGGTAAGGCCATCAATCGCTTTGGTGAGCGCAAGGTCCTGTCTCTGGAATACTTGGCTTTGATTTTTATTTTTTTGACCTACGCCTTTACAGAGAGTAAGTGGGTTGCCGGGATTATGTATATCCTGGATTTCATTTTTTTTAATTTTTCCATAGCTATTAAATCTTATTTTCAAAAAATTGCCCATCCAAAAGATATTGGCCCAAGCATGGCTGTTGGGTTCACCATTAATCATATTGTTGCGGTTATTGTTCCGGTAGTGGGTGGAATTTTGTGGATGACTGACTACCGGATTCCTTTTTTTATGGGGGCAGGCATGAGTATAGTTTCTTTGATTCTGGTGCAGTTTATAAAAAACGGCGCGATGGTTCCTTGA
- a CDS encoding glutamate-5-semialdehyde dehydrogenase → MSLKEKILELAKQAKQASRKLATASGAHKNAALYALSELLKEKEQEIIQANELDLSAAKERGLDQARIDRLKLTPKIIAGMAQACVEVAAMSDPVGEIEEMKKRPNGLMVGRMRIPLGVVAIIYESRPNVTIDAAILCLKAGNAVILRGGSEAFHSNQVLSRLISQALKQAGLPEEGVVLLPTTDREAVKIMLKLDEFIDVVIPRGGEGLIRAVVEQATMPVLKHYKGVCHIYVHKDADVNAALDIVFNAKVQRPGVCNALECLLVHKEIAEEFLPLVAQKLGSAGVKFHACPVAMSHFSENVVPATEDDWGQEYLSLDLAVKVVNSQDEAQEHIARYGSNHSEAILTRDYQRALKFIQEVDASAVLVNASTRFNDGGQFGLGAEIGISTSKLHAYGPMGIKELTSTKFVVFGQGQVRE, encoded by the coding sequence ATGAGTTTAAAAGAGAAGATCCTTGAATTGGCAAAACAGGCAAAACAGGCCAGCAGAAAACTGGCCACTGCTTCAGGCGCGCATAAAAATGCAGCTTTGTACGCATTGTCTGAATTATTAAAGGAGAAAGAACAGGAAATTATCCAGGCCAATGAATTAGATTTGTCCGCAGCTAAAGAAAGGGGCTTGGATCAGGCCCGGATAGATAGGTTGAAGCTTACTCCCAAGATTATTGCCGGCATGGCGCAAGCCTGTGTTGAGGTGGCTGCCATGTCTGATCCCGTAGGTGAGATTGAGGAAATGAAAAAAAGACCCAATGGCTTAATGGTCGGACGGATGCGTATTCCGCTGGGAGTGGTGGCTATTATCTATGAATCCAGGCCTAATGTGACCATTGATGCTGCTATCTTATGTCTTAAAGCTGGTAATGCAGTGATTTTAAGGGGTGGTTCCGAGGCCTTTCATTCTAATCAGGTCCTTTCCCGCCTAATATCCCAGGCTTTAAAGCAGGCAGGACTGCCCGAAGAAGGTGTGGTTTTATTGCCCACGACAGATCGGGAAGCAGTTAAAATCATGCTCAAACTGGATGAGTTTATAGATGTGGTTATTCCGCGTGGAGGAGAAGGGCTTATCCGGGCGGTTGTCGAGCAGGCGACCATGCCTGTGCTCAAGCATTACAAAGGTGTTTGTCATATCTATGTGCACAAAGATGCAGATGTAAACGCTGCTCTGGATATTGTCTTTAATGCCAAGGTGCAGCGGCCGGGAGTGTGTAACGCCCTGGAATGTTTGCTGGTACATAAAGAAATCGCGGAAGAGTTTTTGCCTTTGGTTGCTCAGAAACTAGGTTCGGCAGGCGTCAAATTTCATGCTTGTCCGGTAGCCATGAGTCATTTTTCAGAAAATGTAGTCCCGGCTACGGAAGATGATTGGGGCCAGGAGTACTTGTCTCTGGATCTGGCAGTGAAAGTGGTTAACTCGCAGGATGAAGCCCAGGAACATATTGCTCGCTATGGCTCAAATCATTCTGAAGCCATTTTGACCAGAGATTATCAGCGGGCCTTGAAATTTATCCAGGAAGTGGATGCGTCTGCGGTTTTGGTTAATGCATCTACCAGGTTTAATGATGGAGGACAGTTCGGCCTGGGAGCTGAAATTGGCATCTCCACGTCCAAGCTACATGCTTATGGTCCTATGGGCATTAAAGAATTAACCAGCACTAAATTTGTGGTTTTTGGACAGGGACAAGTGCGAGAATAA
- a CDS encoding potassium channel family protein, giving the protein MHSTNVLSNRFLRWKVKYGFFLPLILGTISLFSVFLLGIIIYYYVEGWTLLESFYQVVITLSTVGFLEVHPLSPRGRLLTSILILMGVGNFAYLVGTFTQILVEGRLQALWGKRKVQKIIDNLEGHFIVCGYGRIGSVVAKEILKEGLPLVVIEEDEQIAHELEMEGILHVHGDATSDQVLLSANLKKAKVLITTLSKEAQNVYVTLTARQLRPDLQIIARAEHEDSIKKLQFAGADRVLTPYIIGGMRMAQVALRPTVIDFLELALLEQDLDLQLEELEISESSELVGKDLIQSEIRPRFNLIVIAIKKASGDMIYNPVPKTVLEAGDTLVAVGKKDSFKKLQEIL; this is encoded by the coding sequence ATGCATAGTACCAACGTATTGTCCAATCGTTTTCTGCGCTGGAAAGTTAAGTACGGATTTTTTCTTCCCCTGATTTTGGGGACAATATCCTTATTCTCTGTCTTTTTATTGGGAATCATCATTTATTACTATGTTGAGGGATGGACTCTTCTGGAAAGCTTTTATCAGGTAGTGATCACCTTATCAACTGTTGGTTTTCTGGAGGTCCATCCTTTAAGTCCCAGGGGGCGTTTGCTTACTTCTATTCTCATTTTAATGGGTGTGGGTAACTTTGCTTACTTGGTCGGTACATTTACCCAGATACTTGTGGAGGGGCGGCTCCAGGCTTTATGGGGGAAGCGAAAGGTGCAAAAAATTATCGATAATCTGGAAGGTCATTTTATAGTTTGTGGTTATGGTCGTATTGGCAGTGTTGTGGCCAAGGAAATCTTAAAAGAGGGTTTGCCATTAGTGGTAATTGAAGAAGACGAACAGATTGCTCATGAGCTGGAGATGGAAGGGATTTTACATGTTCATGGGGATGCTACCTCAGATCAAGTGTTGCTTTCAGCAAATCTGAAAAAGGCCAAGGTTTTGATCACAACTTTAAGCAAAGAAGCTCAAAATGTTTATGTGACGCTGACGGCCAGGCAATTAAGGCCGGATTTGCAGATTATCGCTCGGGCCGAACACGAGGACTCAATCAAAAAACTTCAATTTGCCGGGGCTGACCGCGTTCTTACTCCCTATATTATTGGGGGAATGCGCATGGCTCAGGTAGCTTTACGTCCAACAGTGATTGATTTTTTAGAGCTGGCACTGCTGGAGCAAGATCTTGATTTGCAGTTGGAAGAACTTGAGATAAGCGAGTCTTCTGAATTGGTGGGAAAAGACCTTATACAATCCGAGATCAGGCCTAGATTTAACCTGATTGTTATCGCCATTAAAAAGGCCTCGGGAGATATGATTTATAATCCTGTGCCCAAAACCGTTCTTGAGGCCGGGGATACTTTGGTGGCTGTGGGTAAAAAGGATAGTTTCAAAAAATTGCAGGAGATCCTCTAA